A single Lolium perenne isolate Kyuss_39 chromosome 6, Kyuss_2.0, whole genome shotgun sequence DNA region contains:
- the LOC139832327 gene encoding uncharacterized protein has product MQVLSLIDYSLIKGRCLHEGVLALHEIAHELRVKKLKGLLLKLDFEKAFDRVSWDFLREVLLRKGFSPMIVHRLMQLVSGGHTAVNVNGVIGENFRNARGVRQGDPLSPILFDFMVDSLAAIIARATISGHLKGVALRSTSLRAKPSWIGVDDPERQRVADALNRSRGACRFTTSAFCRPTGPLSVADRNFLIEKVGHSGRALARSFPCRRGRLELTNSCLSSLPLFAMGRYLLHDTTHAGLDQHRSRFFGEGAGPKRKYHMVDWATVCKPRAFGGLGILNTKFMNIALMLKWIWKIYQNDEGLWADLLRAKYLGDHDLFSPAVPTKGSQFWNAIQKIKWYFKLGAKHQVRSGRRTYFWLDWWTGTGPLRFTFPRLFACCDNHFATVEGVRSNDGWTIRFRRTFGLAERVEWDNLCRIFDLSPAAEGADVVRWALEPSGEYSTSSMYSKLSRGGTITHFKDIWRTRVPPKIRVFLWQLVRVRLPSGDQLVKRHGPSNGRCALCGEWETCDHIFFTCHMAVFMWAGIRELLSCSWNPAGAADFVAIANGLSGRLRRIAWFTFAAQCWALWNIRNKLAIEGSLISSPADAIFKMSIYMQSWRVLVRRRDRPLLDAALDELRRLHARIRDEGRGRR; this is encoded by the exons ATGCAG GTTCTCTCGTTGATTGACTACAGCTTAATCAAAGGGAGGTGCCTGCACGAGGGTGTGCTCGCCCTCCACGAAATCGCACATGAGTTGAGGGTTAAGAAACTCAAGGGCCTCCTTCTCAAGCTTGACTTCGAGAAAGCCTTCGATCGAGTCAGCTGGGATTTCCTTCGTGAAGTTCTGCTGAGAAAGGGCTTCTCCCCCATGATCGTTCATCGCCTTATGCAGCTGGTCTCGGGTGGCCATACTGCGGTCAACGTGAACGGGGTTATTGGGGAGAACTTCAGGAACGCTCGGGGTGTGAGACAAGGGGACCCTCTCTCCCCGATCCTGTTCGACTTCATGGTGGATTCCCTGGCGGCTATCATCGCCAGAGCCACCATCTCTGGGCATCTCAAGGGTGTG GCCTTAAGATCAACTTCGCTAAGAGCGAAGCCGTCGTGGATCGGGGTCGACGATCCGGAGCGTCAAAGAGTGGCCGACGCTCTTAATCGCAGTCGGGGAGCTTGCCGTTTCACTACCTCGGCCTTCTGTCGGCCGACCGGCCCTCTCTCGGTGGCCGATCGGAACTTCCTTATCGAGAAGGTTGGCCACAGTGGTAGAGCCCTGGCAAGGTCTTTTCCTTGCCGCCGCGGCAGGCTGGAGCTCACCAACTCTTGCCTATCCAGCCTACCGCTCTTTGCTATGGGGCGTTACTTGCTGCATGACACGACCCACGCAGGACTGGATCAACACCGCTCCCGCTTCTTTGGGGAAGGAGCGGGTCCCAAGCGGAAGTACCACATGGTGGACTGGGCCACGGTGTGCAAACCTCGGGCGTTTGGAGGATTGGGGATCCTCAACACCAAGTTCATGAACATCGCCCTCATGTTGAAATGGATCTGGAAGATCTATCAAAACGATGAAGGCCTATGGGCAGACCTTCTTCGGGCCAAGTACCTGGGGGACCACGACCTTTTCTCCCCGGCAGTTCCCACCAAAGGATCACAGTTCTGGAACGCCATCCAGAAGATCAAATGGTACTTCAAGTTGGGAGCGAAACACCAGGTTCGCAGTGGGCGGAGGACCTACTTCTGGCTGGATTGGTGGACGGGCACGGGGCCCCTTCGCTTTACCTTCCCTCGTCTTTTCGCATGCTGCGACAACCATTTCGCGACCGTGGAAGGGGTTAGGTCCAACGATGGCTGGACGATTCGCTTCAGGCGCACCTTTGGCCTTGCTGAGAGGGTCGAGTGGGACAACCTCTGTAGGATCTTCGACCTATCGCCAGCCGCTGAGGGCGCGGATGTGGTTAGATGGGcgctggagccttccggagagtACTCCACCTCCTCGATGTACTCCAAACTGTCCCGGGGCGGGACGATTACGCACTTCAAGGATATTTGGCGCACTAGGGTACCTCCAAAAATCCGAGTCTTCCTCTGGCAACTCGTCCGGGTGAGGCTCCCCTCCGGGGATCAACTTGTCAAGCGGCACGGGCCATCGAACGGGCGATGTGCCTTATGTGGCGAATGGGAAACTTGTGACCACattttcttcacttgccacatggCCGTCTTTATGTGGGCAGGAATCAGGGAGCTCCTCTCCTGCTCATGGAACCCAGCAGGGGCTGCGGACTTTGTCGCCATTGCCAACGGCTTGTCGGGTAGACTCCGTAGGATAGCTTGGTTTACTTTCGCTGCGCAATGTTGGGCGCTCTGGAACATTCGCAACAAGCTAGCCATCGAGGGCTCACTCATCTCCAGCCCGGCTGACGCCATCTTCAAAATGTCTATCTACATGCAGAGCTGGAGGGTACTGGTCAGACGGAGGGACCGACCACTGTTGGACGCGGCGCTGGACGAGCTTAGGAGGCTACATGCGCGGATTCGGGATGAAGGACGCGGACGCCGTTGA